A region of the Chelatococcus sp. YT9 genome:
CGAGGTTCGTGAAGATGACAAAAAACGGGATGATGAAAGCGACCGGCGGAATCATCCGAGTACTCAAGATGCCGAGAAGCAGGGTACGCTTCCCCCGAAAATGGCGCCGTGCAAGGATGTACGCCGCCGGAACACCAAGCATCAGTCCGATCGCAGTCGCCGATAAGGTTACGATCAAACTGTTCTGCGTATACTCGAGCAAGGCACCTTCGCTCCACACCGTGCTGTAATGCTCGAAGGTCGGCACGAACAGCCACTTCGGCGGCATCGCAAGCGCATCAGCTCGCGTCTTGAGCGACATTAGGATCGCCCAGAAGATCGGCATGATGAACACGATCGCGACGATGACGAGGCCAATGGTGTTGAGGATATCCCCCAGTGTGACCGGGCGATCGTGGTCCCGCGTGTTAGCCAATTTTCACGTCTCCCCAGCGGACGATAAGAATGGTGGACGCAAGGACGATCAAGAAAAGTACCATCGCCAGCGCGGACGCATATCCCATCCGCAGAAAGCTGAACCCCGATGCATACACATAGAGTGCCAGTGTTTCCGTCGACGTTCCTGGCCCTCCACGCCCCACGATGTAAAAGACATCGAAGGTCTTCAGGAGCGCGATCACCCGAAAGACGATTCCGACCATGAGGATCGGCTTCAAGAGAGGTAGCTTGATATTCTTGAAGACCTGCCAAGGATTGGCGCCGTCGATGCGGGCCGCATCCGACAATTCTTCCGGAAGCGTGAGCAACCCAGTATAGATAATGAGCATCAGTTCGGGCGTATGCTGCCAGGCCTCCACGATGATCAGCGAGATCAACGCCTGGTTTGGGCTATAGATCCACTCGAACGGTCCCAGGCCGACAAACGCCAGGAGATAGTTCAGCAATCCAAGGCTCGGACTGAATAGCAGACGCCAGACGAAAGCAACTGCAATGGGCGTGACAATGATCGGCAGCAAGATCAGCCCACGAAGCGCCCCGACGGCCCACCGCTGCCGAAACAGCATCAGAGCGATGACGAAGCCAAGCACCAGCTCGACGATGAGCGAAGCCGTCACGAATATGAAAGTGCGTCCCGCTGCCGCCCAAAATCGCCGATCGACTATCAGTTCGACGTAATTGTCCAGCCCGTTGAAGCCGCGTTCGAAGCTCTTTGGAAGGTAGTAATTCTGAAAGCTGGTCGTAATTGTGTAGAATAGTGGAATGACGTTGATGACAATGAGAACAAGCAGCGCTGGAGCGAGAAAGCTGGCGGGAAGAAGCCAGTCCCTCGCCTTCGTGCGCAGGTTCGCTAGATTAGAGTGCATCGCCTCACCGGTTTGCTTGGAACGTCAAGAACGAGGCAATGCACCGTCTCCTACACTACTGCGGTCGCCTATTTCGAGCGTGCCAGAGCCTTGTCCATCCTCTCAGCCGCGGATGACAAATTGGACTGCGCCGTACCCTGCTTGAGAATGGTCGCGTTCACCGCGCCACCATAAATGTCCAGCCATTCATCGATCGCCGTGATCCGGGGCGGGCCAGGGGTCGGCTCCGCTGGCATCATCGATTTGATCGTTGCCTCAGCCCAGGCCGCCGGATATTTGGAGCGCAAAGATGGGGCCTCGAAGACTGACTTTCGCGCCCCGATGCCAGCGGCTTCGCCAATTTTCAGTCCAACATCCTTGCTCGTCACCCAAGACATGAAGAGCGCCGCGCCCGGCTTGTTCTTCGAGGATGCGCTGATGCTCAGCATCCATGCGCCAGTATTGGCCATAGCGCCTGCAGGTCCGGCCGGCATGCTCGCGTAGCCGACTTTCCCCGAAACGGTCGATTTCTTAGGATCCTCGATCTGCGACATGAAGACGGACGCGTCGAGATACATTGCGGCCTTGCCCTGCTGGAAGTCCGAGACCGTCTCATACCATGTATAGTTACCCACGCCGACCGGACCGGCGTCTTGAAGGAGCTTGGCATACATCGTGATGGCGGCGACCGCCTCAGGGCTGTCAAACGTCGCCTTCGTGGGGCTTTCGGCGTTGTCGAAGACCTTGCCACCGTAGGACCAGATGAAGCCGCTGCTGTTCCACGCGGTGTGAATCTTTTCGCCCCGCAGCAACATTCCAGCCATCTTGCCAGGTTGATTCAGAGCAACAGCCGTCTTGTAGAGCTCGTCGAACGAGGTCGGGACCGCCATGCCCGCAGCATCGAGCACATCTTTGCGGTAGTAAAGGATCTGCGCTTCGCCTGTGACAGGCAGCGCGAACCGTTTGCCGTTGATGAAGGTGTTCCTGGTCAAAGACGGAAGGAAATCATTGACGTCGTAGGACGTGCTATCGAAGTACTTCGGATTGGTGATATATTTGTCCAGCTCCTCGACCCATCCTGCCTTGCTATATTGAACGATGGCCTGGTCCATCATGACCACGTCGAAGGTGCCGGCACCCGAGGATAAGTCGACCAGACGTTTATTCATATACTCGTCCTGGGAATAGGACTCGATCTGGACCTTGATTCCAGTCAATTTCTCGAATTCGGGAATAAGCGGCCTAATCGTGTCAGTAAATACGTGCTTATTCATGCCGATGAAGAGCGTTGTTCCTTTCGCCTGCTGCCAATCGACCGTCCCGTTCTGAGCGAAAGTCGTTGACGCGCCGCATGCAAGCATGAGTGCCGCAAGTCCAGCAGCGCGCGCCAGGACCTCCCGTCTAAACATTTTGAATGCCATTCTAAACTCCCCTGCGTCGCTTCGAGACTTCTTTTCTGGGAAAATAGGCATGCTTCTTCTTGACAGGCCTGCATTTCTCCATCAGGCCAGCTGGAGCAAATCGCTTCTTGAGATATTTGTTCTCAAACGAACAAATGTGTCAAGCTGCAATTCCTTGGATGGCACTTCGCCGGAGCGCTCAGGCCTCTTATGCAAACTGCGACCGGACGTCTGCTGGAATCCCTCGTGCGACATGGGTCGATGACCCGTGCAGAGGCAACACTCGATACGCAGCTCGCGCGGAGCGCTGTCGGTGTGGCAGCAGCCGAGCTGGTGCGGCTCGGTTTGATCAGCATCCTCCCGGCCGCGGCCCGCAGCGGGGTTGCGGGGCGCCCATCCCCCCATCTCGAATTAAAGCCCGGTGGCGCCCATGTGATCGCCGTCAATGTGCGCGCCGACACGGTTGAGCTCGCTGCCGTCGACCTCGCCGGCAGCATCCTGCATCAGGAGCATCACCTTATGGCGGTGCGAGATCACCCACCCCGCGAGGCGCTGCTGCAGATCGCAGAGACGATCAGCCAGACCGTCACCCGGACAGCGGCTCTGTCGCCGCTCTGCGGGATCGGGCTCGCCATCCCCGGCATCATGACGCAGGATAACGCGGTCGCCCGCACTGTGCTGTCGTTGAACTGGCATGACGTGCCCATCAAGTCGGTGATCGAGGAACGGTTGGGAGGGCAGGTTCCCATCACCGTCGGGCATGACGCAACGCTCGGTGCACTTGCTGAGTATCTGAGGGGTGCCGGGCGCGGGGCGAGGCGCCTGCTCTATTTGACCTCTCAGCCGAACGGAGTGGGTTCGGCGATGATATCCCGGCAAACGAGCTTGGCATCGCGCGGCGACCATACGCTGCAGGCCGGCCATCTCAACGTCAATCCATTCGGGGCCGAATGCGCTTGCGGATCCCGCGGCTGCCTCGAGATCTATGTCAATGGTCGGGCGGTGTCCAAAGCCCTTGGATTGCGCAGGACAGGCTCCCCAGAGAATATCCGCCAGCGCCTCGTGACGCTTTCCGCCAGCGAGCGCGGGAGGTTCCTTGCATCGGATTGCATCGGTGCCTTGCGGATCGGATTGGTCAGTCTGATCAACACGCTCGCTCCCGACCGCGTCGTTCTCGCCGGTGCCCTTGCACCGATTGCCGAACTCATGCCCTCGTTGCTCGGCGAGGTCCTCGCGATGTCCGTGGTCGCAGGCGTCGAGCCTGTTGACCTCATCCCGGCGGCGCTCGAACAAGACGTTCTTGTTGGTGCCGCCGAATTGGCATTCGAGGGGCTGAAGCTGGATCCCGTCCGGGCCTTAGGGAGCAGGATCTCGTCCTAGGCCTGCGCGATAGCCGTCTGGTGCAATCACGGATGCGGCGTCATCCTCGGGCCGAACATCATCAAGCTGGCGGCGGCGAGCACCCAGGCGCTCATGCTGGCGTAGAGCATCACCCAGCCGAAACCATCCGCAAGGGCTTGATGAATGACAGTCCCAGTCAAGCCCTGTTCAGAGGAGGAGATGGTGCCGGCCGCGATTTTCCCGGCGTGTGAGCGCAAGATGGACGTGCTCATGCCAGGCGGCAGGTTCGCCTCCAGAGAGGACAGGACGCCCTCGACGAGGATGAAACCCATAACGGGAATATTGATGGCCAGCGCGATCATCCTTGCGCTCATATCGATGCTCGACGCCATTCCGGACCGGGCGGCGGGCACAACACCCGTCGTCGTGTTGGTGACCGGTGTGTTAGTCAGTCCGAGGCCGATGCCGGCCAGCATGCAGCCAGGCAGCATCGTGAGCCAACTCGCAGCATCAGCCGCGGTGCCAAGCTTCATCAGGATAAAGCCTAGACCGATGGTGAACAATCCGGCCGGAATGATGAGGCGAGGTTGATAGCGCAGCGCCAGACGCTCGGCCAGGGGCGGCACGACCAAGGCCGGCAGTGTATAGGCAAGCAGCCCCAGGCCCGCAGCGACGCTGTCATAGCCAAGGCCAGCGTTAAACCAGATGGGGAGATAGATCATGAAGGGCCAGAAGCTCATGTTCATCGCCGCTGACCCAATGATCGCTCCGGAAAAAGCGCGGATGCGGAAGACCGTGAAGTCGAACATGGGCCGTGCGGCACGCTTCTCCACGATGAGAAAGGCTGCGAAGCTTAGGCCCGAGATGCCTAGGATCGAAAGCCCCAGCGGGCTGTCGAAGCCGAATTCCGGCCCCTGAGTGATGAAGAACGCGAGGCAAAACACGGCAAGTGACAGCGTGGTGATACCAGCGAGGTCAAGACGTGTTGCGTCCGGGTCGCTTGCTTCCTCCACCCCGCCGACTGCGAGAACGGCCGTTGTGATGCTCAGCGTCACGTGAATGAGGAACACCCATTCCCAGCTCCACATCGCGACGATGAGGCCACCGATGATCGGTCCGAACCCCAGCCCTGCGCCAGAGACGACGCCCCACCAGCTGAAAGCGACGCTACGTTCACGGGGGGTGCGGAACTGATGCGACAGGATGGCGATCTGGCACACGAGCATCGCCCCTCCGCTCAGGCCCTGAATAAAGCGGGCGCCGATGAGTACGGCCACGCTGCCCGTCATTCCGCAGGCGAGAGAAGCGAGGCCGAACGCGACGATGCTGGCAATGAACACGCGCCTGCGGCCAAAACGGTCTGCCAAAGCGCCCGTCGCCATCAGCACCATCGTCACCCCGATCGTGTACGCATTCATGATCCACTGGAGTTGCCCGAAATCCGCATGGAGCGATTGCTCGAGCGTCGGCAGGATTGCCGGCACGCTGGAGATTTCCAGGCCGAACATCAACGCGGATAGGCAAATGGCGGCGAGCGCTACGGCGCTCTTTCCGCTCGATCGGGAAAGCGCAAGGGTCATGGTTCGCCTTTTGAGGTCGGGACCGCAGGGGCGAAATCCGCTGATGACGGACGGCGCGTGCTTCAGTCCTCCTGCTTCAGTGCGGTGACAGGCTAGCGAACCGTTGATCACAACAGAATAAGATGTTTGAATATATCAGAGATAACAATTTTGGATTATTGGCATGAGCACGCTGGACGTGGACGCTGTCCAAGCGTTCGTCACCATCGCCGATCTACGCAGCTTCACCCGGGCCGCCGAGGCACTCGGGACGACCCAGGGCGCGATCAGCGTGAAACTGAAGCGTCTTGAAGAGCGGCTGGGCCAGCGGCTCATCGAACGCACACCTCGCGCGGTGCGCCTATCGGCACAGGGTGCTGTGTTTCTCGTGGGGGCTCGTGAATTCCTCGCCGCCCATGACCGTGCCATGGCGGCCCTTTCCGGAGGACGCCGCCGCTTTGGCCTCGGTATCGCTGCCCATGTGGCAGGACCTGAGGTCCCTACCCTCCTGGCGCGGCTGAGTGCTCATGATCCAGGCCTCACCATCGAGGTGCGCATGGATAATTCCCGCGAGCTACTGGACGCCTTCGATCGCGGGGAGCTCGACGCCGCCATAATCCGGCGCGAGGATGACCGGCGAGGCGGCGAGGTGCTGGGGCCGGAGCACTTCGGCTGGTTCGCGGCTCCGCAATTTGAGCATCGCCACGGCGACCCCTTGAGACTTGCGGCGCTTTCGCCAACCTGTGGAGTCCGTGATATCGCTACGCGGGCCCTGGATGCCGCCTCAATTCCGTGGACGGAGGTCTTTCTCGGAGGAACCTCCTCGATGGTGACGGCCGCCGTCTCAGCCGGCCTTGCCGTCTCGGCCTTCTCCTGCCGCCTGGCGCCGCCCGGCGCTGTCGAAGTCAGCCAACGCTTCGGGCTTCCACCGCTGCCTTCGACCGAAATCGTGATGTTTTCCACGCTGACCGACGCGAAATCCCGGGAAGCTCTGCGTGCCCTCGCCGCCGGCTTCCGCGAACATCGTCCGAGTTCGTGATAGCGCAGGTTCAGTGACGAGGTGAGGGTGACACGCTCTCCATCGGGATCGCCTGCATCATGGAGCCACCCTCAGTTGCAGCGGCGGACAAGCGGGATGTGCCCTCACGCGCGATCGATCGGTTGGGATTTCGATCATTCCGGTTGAAAGATAAGGGTCGCAATGATATCTAGATTATTGATCTAGACGGAGGCTGACATGGCCTTGAGCATCAAGACCGAGGAAGCGGATCGGCTGGCGCGGGAATTGTCCCGGCTGACCGGCGAAACCATGACCGACGCCATCACGCAGGCCATGCGCGAGCGGCTCGAGCGGCTGCGCGCCGAGCAGGAGGCGCAGAGCGACTATGTTTCGCGCATGAGGGCATTCGTTCGGGCACGCTCTGGCCGCTATGACCGCAGCCGAGTCACGAAGCAGGAATGGGATGAGGCGGTCGGCGACACGCCCGAGGAGCTCGATTTCCCGCGATGATGATCGTCGACGCGTCCGCCATCATCGCGATAATGTTCGAGGAGACAGAAGCGTCCGACTGCATGGCCGCTCTCCAGACGGACCCTGCGCGACTCATATCTGCTGTGAACTATGTCGAAGCCGGCACGGTCATGGCGGGGAGGGTCAAGGACGGGGATCGCCACGAGGCGATAGCCGACCTGGATGCCTTCCTGTCCGACTTCCGCATCGCAATTGCTCCTACGGATGAAAACCTCGCGCGTGCCGCCGTCAGGGCGCGGCTCGACTATGGTAAGGGGTTTGGAACGCGGAGCGGCCTGAACTTTGGCGACTGCTTCGCCTATGCCCTCGCCAAACGGCATTCGGCCCCGCTTCTGTATGTCGGTGATGACTTCGCGTTCACCGATATTCAGTCGGCATTGTCGCGATAGCGGGTCGAGAAGAAAGCGGGAGCATCGCCGCCATGACCACGCCCCCTCTTACGCTCGCTATTCCTCGGACAACCAGCGAGAGGCGCCTCACGCGGCAATGGCGATCGCGCCCCGGCGACACCGACGGCTAATCCTGGCCGCGCCTCGGCGCGTTAGGCTACGGTCGAATTGGCCAACTGCAGCGCGTAATCGATTGCCTCAATCAGGCTGGTTTCGTCGGCGACGCCCTTGCCCGCGATGTCGAACGCGGTGCCATGATCCACCGATGTACGGATCACCGGCAGTCCAAGCGTCACATTCACACCGCTGAGTGCCGTCCAGCGGCCGGTCTCCGGGTCGACCGAGAAGCCCAACAGCTTCACCGGGATGTGGCCCTGGTCATGATACATTGCGACGACCGCGTCGTACTCCCCGCCGCGGAGCTTGACGAACACCGTATCTCCCGGCACAGGGCCGACTACGTCCTCGCCACGCGCCTCATAGTCTCGCACCAGGGGTTCGGTCACATCCATGTCGTGGCGGCCGAAGAGACCGCCTTCACCCGCATGGGGGTTAAGCGCGGCAACGGCGACACGGGGCCGCTCAATGCCGAGCCTACGCAAAGTAGCCAATGTGAGGTCAATCACCCGCGCTATCCGATCCGCGGTGGCGCGGCCGGGCACTTCTTCCAAAGCGCAGTGTGTAGTGACATGGCTGACCCGGAAGGTGCCATGGGCGAGCATCATCACACTGCCCTTCGCTCCCGTCAGCGTAGCGAGGAGCTCGGTGTGGCCAGGATAGTTGTGCCCTGCCAGATGCAAGGCTTCCTTGCTCAGGGGGGCGGTCACGATACCTGCAACCTTGCCGGCCTGTGCCAGCCGTGTCGCGATGGCCACCGCCTGATAGGCCTGCTCGCCGCCAATCGCCGAGACCTCGCCCCAAGAGACGGCGCATTGCGGTCCGGGCGTGGGCAGGATGGCGGCTCCAGTCACCGCATCCAGCGCGCCTTCGCCGATCACCGGCGGCAGGGGCAGAGACAGCAGTTGCCCCGCACGGTCGAGCGCCCCCGGGTCGCCAACCAGAACCAGCCCGAGCGTCCCGCCTTCAAGCCTCGGCTTCAGCCGCGCCACCGCCTTCAGTGCGATTTCGGGTCCTATACCCGCAGGATCGCCGAGGGTGACGGCAAGAACGGGAGGCGTCATGGCAAACCTCTTCTGCAAAAAAACATGACGGATAACGAGAACGATCGATCCTGGAGGGTCAGCAAGATTGCTCTCCAACCATCCCAGGGCCTCTTGGCGTGAGTACCCATGCGAACGCAACGTCCGCGGAAAAGAGCGTTTGGCACAATTTGGAATAAATTGAAACCTTGTATTCGAATATGTGGTCAAACGTGGTGCATATTGAGATATTCCGCGCTATCCAATAACGGCAACGAAGGGATTCCCAAGAATGCTTGCACCGCTGCGCCGCGCGCGGATCATCGAGTTTCTGCGCCGGGACGGGGCAGCTGGGCTGAAAGACATGTCGGTCGCACTGGGCATTTCGATGTCGACGCTGCGCCGGGATGTCGATTATCTCTGCGAACAGGGCCATCTGGAACGCACCCATGGTGGCGCGGTACTCAATGCTGGCGGTCACGCCGGAGTAGAGCTTGAACGCGACATCGCCAGGGCGCTGGAAAGCGACGCGAAGCGGGCGATTGGTCAAAGGGCGGCCGCGCTGATCCG
Encoded here:
- a CDS encoding sugar ABC transporter permease, with protein sequence MHSNLANLRTKARDWLLPASFLAPALLVLIVINVIPLFYTITTSFQNYYLPKSFERGFNGLDNYVELIVDRRFWAAAGRTFIFVTASLIVELVLGFVIALMLFRQRWAVGALRGLILLPIIVTPIAVAFVWRLLFSPSLGLLNYLLAFVGLGPFEWIYSPNQALISLIIVEAWQHTPELMLIIYTGLLTLPEELSDAARIDGANPWQVFKNIKLPLLKPILMVGIVFRVIALLKTFDVFYIVGRGGPGTSTETLALYVYASGFSFLRMGYASALAMVLFLIVLASTILIVRWGDVKIG
- a CDS encoding sugar ABC transporter substrate-binding protein, with the protein product MAFKMFRREVLARAAGLAALMLACGASTTFAQNGTVDWQQAKGTTLFIGMNKHVFTDTIRPLIPEFEKLTGIKVQIESYSQDEYMNKRLVDLSSGAGTFDVVMMDQAIVQYSKAGWVEELDKYITNPKYFDSTSYDVNDFLPSLTRNTFINGKRFALPVTGEAQILYYRKDVLDAAGMAVPTSFDELYKTAVALNQPGKMAGMLLRGEKIHTAWNSSGFIWSYGGKVFDNAESPTKATFDSPEAVAAITMYAKLLQDAGPVGVGNYTWYETVSDFQQGKAAMYLDASVFMSQIEDPKKSTVSGKVGYASMPAGPAGAMANTGAWMLSISASSKNKPGAALFMSWVTSKDVGLKIGEAAGIGARKSVFEAPSLRSKYPAAWAEATIKSMMPAEPTPGPPRITAIDEWLDIYGGAVNATILKQGTAQSNLSSAAERMDKALARSK
- a CDS encoding ROK family protein gives rise to the protein MTRAEATLDTQLARSAVGVAAAELVRLGLISILPAAARSGVAGRPSPHLELKPGGAHVIAVNVRADTVELAAVDLAGSILHQEHHLMAVRDHPPREALLQIAETISQTVTRTAALSPLCGIGLAIPGIMTQDNAVARTVLSLNWHDVPIKSVIEERLGGQVPITVGHDATLGALAEYLRGAGRGARRLLYLTSQPNGVGSAMISRQTSLASRGDHTLQAGHLNVNPFGAECACGSRGCLEIYVNGRAVSKALGLRRTGSPENIRQRLVTLSASERGRFLASDCIGALRIGLVSLINTLAPDRVVLAGALAPIAELMPSLLGEVLAMSVVAGVEPVDLIPAALEQDVLVGAAELAFEGLKLDPVRALGSRISS
- a CDS encoding MFS transporter: MTLALSRSSGKSAVALAAICLSALMFGLEISSVPAILPTLEQSLHADFGQLQWIMNAYTIGVTMVLMATGALADRFGRRRVFIASIVAFGLASLACGMTGSVAVLIGARFIQGLSGGAMLVCQIAILSHQFRTPRERSVAFSWWGVVSGAGLGFGPIIGGLIVAMWSWEWVFLIHVTLSITTAVLAVGGVEEASDPDATRLDLAGITTLSLAVFCLAFFITQGPEFGFDSPLGLSILGISGLSFAAFLIVEKRAARPMFDFTVFRIRAFSGAIIGSAAMNMSFWPFMIYLPIWFNAGLGYDSVAAGLGLLAYTLPALVVPPLAERLALRYQPRLIIPAGLFTIGLGFILMKLGTAADAASWLTMLPGCMLAGIGLGLTNTPVTNTTTGVVPAARSGMASSIDMSARMIALAINIPVMGFILVEGVLSSLEANLPPGMSTSILRSHAGKIAAGTISSSEQGLTGTVIHQALADGFGWVMLYASMSAWVLAAASLMMFGPRMTPHP
- a CDS encoding LysR substrate-binding domain-containing protein: MSTLDVDAVQAFVTIADLRSFTRAAEALGTTQGAISVKLKRLEERLGQRLIERTPRAVRLSAQGAVFLVGAREFLAAHDRAMAALSGGRRRFGLGIAAHVAGPEVPTLLARLSAHDPGLTIEVRMDNSRELLDAFDRGELDAAIIRREDDRRGGEVLGPEHFGWFAAPQFEHRHGDPLRLAALSPTCGVRDIATRALDAASIPWTEVFLGGTSSMVTAAVSAGLAVSAFSCRLAPPGAVEVSQRFGLPPLPSTEIVMFSTLTDAKSREALRALAAGFREHRPSS
- a CDS encoding type II toxin-antitoxin system VapB family antitoxin, translating into MALSIKTEEADRLARELSRLTGETMTDAITQAMRERLERLRAEQEAQSDYVSRMRAFVRARSGRYDRSRVTKQEWDEAVGDTPEELDFPR
- a CDS encoding type II toxin-antitoxin system VapC family toxin, with the translated sequence MMIVDASAIIAIMFEETEASDCMAALQTDPARLISAVNYVEAGTVMAGRVKDGDRHEAIADLDAFLSDFRIAIAPTDENLARAAVRARLDYGKGFGTRSGLNFGDCFAYALAKRHSAPLLYVGDDFAFTDIQSALSR
- the pdxA gene encoding 4-hydroxythreonine-4-phosphate dehydrogenase PdxA, which encodes MTPPVLAVTLGDPAGIGPEIALKAVARLKPRLEGGTLGLVLVGDPGALDRAGQLLSLPLPPVIGEGALDAVTGAAILPTPGPQCAVSWGEVSAIGGEQAYQAVAIATRLAQAGKVAGIVTAPLSKEALHLAGHNYPGHTELLATLTGAKGSVMMLAHGTFRVSHVTTHCALEEVPGRATADRIARVIDLTLATLRRLGIERPRVAVAALNPHAGEGGLFGRHDMDVTEPLVRDYEARGEDVVGPVPGDTVFVKLRGGEYDAVVAMYHDQGHIPVKLLGFSVDPETGRWTALSGVNVTLGLPVIRTSVDHGTAFDIAGKGVADETSLIEAIDYALQLANSTVA